One stretch of Euphorbia lathyris chromosome 7, ddEupLath1.1, whole genome shotgun sequence DNA includes these proteins:
- the LOC136201265 gene encoding 1-aminocyclopropane-1-carboxylate oxidase-like, with protein sequence MEFPVINMEKLNGDERAATMAKIKDACENWGFFELVNHGIETELLDRVERMTKGHYQKCMEQRFKEMVASKGLDAVQTEIKDMDWESTFHIRHLPQSNISENPDLAHEYRKLMKEFAGKLEKLAEEVLDLLCENLGLEKGYLKKAFNGSKGPTFGTKVSNYPPCPKPELIKGLRAHTDAGGIILLFQDDKVSGLQLLKDGQWIDGPPIRHSIVINLGDQLEVITNGKYKSVEHRVVAQTDGTSMSIPSFYNPGSDAVIYPASILVDKQNQNQVYPKFVFEDYMKLYTALKFHPKEPRFEAMKVVSSAV encoded by the exons atggaGTTCCCAGTTATCAACATGGAGAAGCTTAATGGCGATGAGAGAGCTGCCACCATGGCTAAGATCAAAGATGCCTGTGAAAATTGGGGCTTCTTTGAG CTGGTGAATCATGGAATTGAAACAGAGTTGTTAGACAGGGTAGAGAGGATGACAAAGGGACATTACCAGAAATGTATGGAGCAGAGATTCAAGGAAATGGTAGCAAGTAAAGGGCTTGATGCTGTCCAAACTGAGATCAAAGATATGGATTGGGAAAGTACCTTCCATATCCGCCATCTTCCCCAATCTAATATTTCTGAAAATCCTGATCTCGCTCATGAATACAGGAAATTGATGAAGGAATTTGCAGGGAAGTTAGAGAAACTAGCAGAGGAAGTTCTGGATTTGTTATGTGAGAATCTTGGACTTGAAAAGGGGTATCTGAAAAAAGCATTTAACGGATCAAAAGGTCCAACCTTTGGCACTAAAGTAAGCAACTACCCACCATGCCCAAAGCCAGAGCTTATAAAGGGACTGAGAGCACACACAGATGCTGGTGGTATCATCTTGCTATTCCAGGATGACAAAGTGAGTGGGCTTCAACTTCTCAAAGACGGCCAATGGATTGATGGCCCACCTATACGCCACTCCATTGTTATCAATCTTGGAGACCAACTAGAG GTGATTACAAATGGAAAGTACAAGAGTGTTGAACACAGAGTAGTTGCACAGACAGATGGTACAAGCATGTCTATACCTTCATTCTACAACCCAGGAAGTGATGCTGTCATATATCCAGCTTCTATTTTGGTGGACAAACAGAATCAGAATCAAGTTTATCCTAAATTTGTATTTGAAGACTACATGAAGCTCTATACTGCCCTCAAGTTCCACCCTAAGGAGCCTAGATTTGAAGCTATGAAAGTTGTTTCTTCTGCTGTTTAA
- the LOC136201266 gene encoding uncharacterized protein isoform X2, whose translation MTPLQQTMHANSDKTYKDQSKNQSMTPPQQTMHTNSDKPEKDQFYYTCQSCDGRIIDAEAYMLYIRAVRKSRKKSD comes from the exons ATGACTCCTCTTCAGCAAACCATGCATGCAAATTCTGATAAAACATATAAAGATCAG TCCAAAAATCAATCTATGACTCCTCCTCAGCAAACCATGCATACAAATTCTGATAAACCAGAAAAAGATCAG ttttaTTACACGTGCCAAAGCTGCGATGGTAGAATCATTGATGCAGAGGCATATATGCTTTATATTCGCGCAGTCC GAAAGTCAAGAAAGAAAAGTGATTGA
- the LOC136201266 gene encoding uncharacterized protein isoform X1 yields the protein MTPLQQTMHANSDKTYKDQSKNQSMTPPQQTMHTNSDKPEKDQFYYTCQSCDGRIIDAEAYMLYIRAVHFKNTGLPTTTNVQVTKSFEFHLQREYKVQVC from the exons ATGACTCCTCTTCAGCAAACCATGCATGCAAATTCTGATAAAACATATAAAGATCAG TCCAAAAATCAATCTATGACTCCTCCTCAGCAAACCATGCATACAAATTCTGATAAACCAGAAAAAGATCAG ttttaTTACACGTGCCAAAGCTGCGATGGTAGAATCATTGATGCAGAGGCATATATGCTTTATATTCGCGCAGTCC acTTCAAGAATACCGGGTTACCTACTACAACCAATGTTCAAGTTACAAAAAGCTTTGAATTTCATCTTCAAAGGGAATATAAAGTTCAAGTCTGTTAA